From Nitratidesulfovibrio vulgaris str. Hildenborough, a single genomic window includes:
- the nadB gene encoding L-aspartate oxidase codes for MSTNRFHTPVLVIGSGIAGCTAALTLADLGAEVTLISTGTRLDTGNSPLAQGGIVFKAVDGDPRLLEHDIMVAGHHINYRRAVRQISVKGPQAVQGILVDRLGIPFARSGKPQCEWDLTMEGGHAAHRIMHCADYTGRAIMDGLIAAIEEAPNVRVLSGRTAVDLLTTHHQARSNEFRYQINNQCVGAYVLNEHTRSVETMLADVTVLATGGVGQVYLHTTNSPNAIGSGVSMAQRAGVRIENAEFVQFHPTALFHRSQRRFLISEALRGEGGRLVNGSGEAFMHNYDRRGDLAPRDIVARAIVEEMLRTGEDCVYLDASQVEQDLEQRFPTIYQHCQDMGIDIRVEPIPVVPAAHYFCGGILTDLTGRTTLDRLYAVGECACTGVHGANRLASTSLLEALLWGRTAGEDIARRLHRQRPMSKRLHAAIPDWQPLGDERNDDPALVAQDWATIRHTMWNYVGITRSTGRLRRAFEDLRDLSRHLHDFYKRTTLSKPLVDLFHGCHTAYTITQAALRNRQSLGCHYRID; via the coding sequence ATGAGCACCAACAGGTTTCACACGCCCGTCCTCGTCATCGGCAGCGGTATCGCCGGTTGCACCGCCGCCCTCACCCTCGCCGACCTCGGGGCCGAGGTCACCCTCATCTCCACCGGCACACGCCTCGACACCGGCAATTCGCCGCTTGCGCAGGGAGGCATCGTCTTCAAGGCAGTGGACGGCGACCCGCGTCTTCTCGAACACGACATCATGGTCGCCGGGCACCATATCAACTACCGCCGCGCTGTACGACAGATCAGCGTGAAAGGCCCGCAGGCGGTACAGGGCATTCTCGTCGACAGGCTCGGCATTCCCTTCGCACGAAGCGGAAAACCCCAGTGCGAATGGGACCTCACCATGGAAGGTGGGCACGCGGCGCACCGCATCATGCACTGTGCCGACTACACGGGCCGCGCCATCATGGATGGCCTCATCGCCGCCATCGAAGAGGCACCCAACGTACGAGTCCTCTCCGGAAGGACGGCGGTCGACCTGCTCACCACGCACCATCAGGCCCGCAGCAACGAATTCCGCTATCAGATCAACAACCAGTGCGTCGGAGCCTATGTCCTCAACGAGCATACCCGCTCGGTGGAGACCATGCTGGCGGACGTCACTGTCCTTGCCACCGGCGGGGTCGGTCAGGTCTACCTGCACACGACCAACAGCCCCAATGCCATCGGGTCGGGCGTATCCATGGCACAGCGCGCGGGGGTACGCATCGAGAACGCCGAGTTCGTGCAGTTCCACCCCACGGCCCTCTTCCACCGCTCGCAACGTCGCTTCCTCATCTCGGAGGCGTTGCGAGGCGAAGGCGGGAGACTGGTCAACGGGTCTGGCGAAGCCTTCATGCACAACTACGACCGCCGGGGCGACCTCGCGCCCCGCGACATCGTGGCGCGTGCCATCGTCGAAGAGATGCTCCGTACCGGTGAGGACTGCGTCTACCTTGATGCATCGCAGGTCGAACAGGACCTTGAACAGCGGTTCCCGACCATCTACCAGCACTGTCAGGACATGGGCATCGACATCAGGGTCGAACCCATTCCCGTCGTTCCCGCCGCCCATTACTTCTGCGGCGGCATCCTCACCGACCTCACAGGGCGCACCACCCTGGACAGGCTCTATGCCGTGGGGGAATGCGCCTGTACCGGGGTGCACGGGGCGAACCGCCTCGCCAGCACGTCACTTCTGGAAGCCCTGCTATGGGGCCGCACGGCGGGTGAAGACATCGCACGCAGGCTGCACAGGCAACGCCCCATGAGCAAACGGCTTCATGCCGCCATCCCCGACTGGCAGCCGCTTGGTGACGAACGCAACGACGACCCGGCACTGGTCGCACAGGATTGGGCCACCATCAGGCACACCATGTGGAACTATGTCGGCATCACCCGCAGCACGGGCAGACTTCGCCGTGCGTTCGAAGACCTGCGCGACCTGTCGCGCCACCTGCACGACTTCTACAAGCGCACGACGCTCTCAAAACCGCTGGTCGACCTCTTCCATGGCTGCCACACGGCCTATACCATAACGCAGGCGGCACTCCGCAACCGCCAGAGTCTGGGCTGCCATTATCGCATAGATTGA
- the nadA gene encoding quinolinate synthase NadA → MTLHRPTPASSGETPQDVARRIDALRGQLGDDVLVMGHHYQHDSVIRHTDLRGDSLELARKVDAISAKHIVFCGVYFMAESAALLARDGQSVHIPESDANCVMSQMAPAQRVDAVLRNLSGTGRNVIPLAYVNTSLAVKAVVGRHGGAVCTSANAKTMLTWARERADAVVFLPDKNLARNTADLLGIAEDRRHILDIRDGGAAVDMDAASGAELLMWPGCCAIHARFNLRQMERMRDEHPGCRIAVHPECSPEVVRAADAAGSTSFLIRYAEEQKPGTTLVIGTEINLVERLAAQHAGRITVLPLLESGCSHMARVTAPKLLATLESIASGTASPVAIPLDLQDDAHAALQRMLEACA, encoded by the coding sequence ATGACCCTCCATCGCCCCACGCCCGCATCCTCCGGTGAAACGCCACAAGACGTGGCACGTCGTATCGACGCCCTGCGGGGGCAGCTTGGCGACGACGTGCTCGTCATGGGGCACCATTACCAGCACGATTCGGTCATCCGCCACACCGACCTGCGCGGCGATTCGCTGGAACTTGCACGCAAGGTGGATGCCATCAGCGCGAAGCACATCGTCTTCTGCGGTGTCTATTTCATGGCCGAATCGGCAGCCTTGCTCGCGCGTGACGGGCAGTCCGTGCACATCCCGGAAAGCGACGCCAACTGCGTCATGTCGCAGATGGCCCCCGCACAGCGCGTGGATGCGGTGCTGCGAAATCTCTCCGGGACCGGACGCAATGTCATACCACTGGCCTACGTGAACACTTCGCTGGCGGTCAAAGCCGTCGTCGGACGGCACGGCGGTGCCGTGTGCACCTCTGCCAATGCGAAGACGATGCTGACGTGGGCGCGCGAACGGGCTGACGCAGTGGTCTTCCTGCCGGACAAGAACCTTGCCCGGAACACGGCAGACCTTCTCGGCATCGCCGAAGACCGGAGACATATCCTCGACATCCGGGACGGAGGCGCGGCTGTGGACATGGACGCCGCATCAGGGGCCGAACTTCTGATGTGGCCCGGCTGTTGCGCCATCCACGCCCGGTTCAACCTGCGCCAGATGGAACGCATGAGGGACGAGCACCCCGGGTGCCGCATCGCCGTCCACCCCGAATGTTCGCCCGAGGTGGTTCGCGCCGCCGACGCCGCAGGATCAACGTCGTTCCTCATCCGTTACGCCGAAGAACAGAAGCCCGGTACGACGCTCGTCATCGGCACTGAAATCAACCTCGTCGAACGCCTTGCGGCGCAACACGCCGGACGCATCACCGTATTGCCGCTCCTTGAGAGCGGCTGTTCCCACATGGCGCGTGTGACAGCACCCAAGCTTCTCGCCACGCTCGAATCCATCGCCAGCGGCACGGCCTCACCCGTAGCCATCCCCCTCGACCTGCAGGACGACGCGCACGCCGCCCTCCAACGCATGCTAGAAGCATGTGCCTAA
- the mgtE gene encoding magnesium transporter, which produces MKDEESGISEGRGRRHAPHEDMPAGDPCAGLVDTDTEYAHPADVAEHIENLSLEKQVCVLRNLPAEDAAEALAELDEHVRVDLLENLDADVAAQILAEMSPDDAADVLDELDEDHRDVLLNNLDTEDADEIRHLMAFDPDTAGGVMNTEIVILDEQLTADQAILQIRREIEDKENPYYAYVVDIDDRLIGVLSLRDLLLSRPGVRLRDEVGNQNVISVLFDQDKEEVAHLLGHYNFMAMPVVDYEGRILGVVTYDDIFDIIQEEASEDMLGMVGAAQDETVDTPWFESLVKRLPWLVVNMLNSALSASVVYMFEGSIAQMAILAVLMPMVANQAGNTGQQALAVMIRQLAVDRFDSRKSWRAVAREGKIGLASGVIMAVLVCAVIWAISGKGALAAVMGLALLCDMLLGAVAGGSIPLIFRALGRDPAQASSIFLTAITDGAGFFIFLGLASLLLL; this is translated from the coding sequence ATGAAAGATGAAGAGAGCGGTATCTCCGAAGGCCGTGGAAGGCGGCATGCCCCGCACGAAGACATGCCCGCGGGCGACCCGTGCGCGGGGCTTGTCGACACCGATACGGAGTACGCGCACCCGGCCGACGTTGCAGAGCACATCGAGAACCTCTCGCTGGAAAAGCAGGTCTGCGTCCTCAGGAACCTGCCAGCCGAAGATGCGGCTGAAGCCCTTGCCGAGCTTGATGAACACGTCCGCGTCGACCTTCTTGAGAACCTCGACGCCGATGTGGCCGCGCAGATTCTCGCCGAGATGTCCCCCGACGACGCGGCGGACGTGCTCGACGAACTCGACGAAGACCACCGCGATGTCCTGCTGAACAACCTCGATACCGAGGACGCCGACGAGATTCGTCACCTCATGGCTTTCGACCCCGACACCGCGGGCGGGGTCATGAACACCGAGATCGTCATCCTTGACGAACAACTCACTGCGGATCAGGCGATACTTCAGATTCGCCGCGAGATCGAGGACAAGGAAAACCCCTATTATGCCTATGTGGTCGATATCGACGACCGCCTCATAGGCGTCCTTTCGTTGCGCGACCTGCTTCTCAGCCGTCCGGGAGTTCGTCTGCGCGATGAGGTGGGCAACCAGAACGTCATCTCCGTATTGTTCGACCAGGACAAGGAAGAGGTGGCCCACCTGCTGGGGCACTACAATTTCATGGCCATGCCCGTTGTTGACTACGAAGGGCGCATCCTTGGCGTCGTCACCTACGACGACATCTTCGACATCATTCAGGAAGAGGCCAGCGAAGACATGCTGGGCATGGTGGGTGCAGCGCAGGACGAGACGGTGGATACGCCGTGGTTCGAGTCGCTGGTCAAGCGCCTGCCGTGGCTGGTGGTCAACATGCTCAATTCGGCGCTTTCCGCGTCGGTGGTCTACATGTTCGAGGGCAGCATCGCCCAGATGGCCATACTCGCCGTGCTCATGCCCATGGTCGCGAATCAGGCGGGCAACACTGGGCAGCAGGCGCTGGCGGTGATGATCAGGCAGCTGGCGGTGGACAGGTTCGACAGCCGCAAGTCGTGGCGGGCCGTGGCACGAGAGGGCAAGATAGGCCTCGCTTCGGGTGTCATCATGGCTGTTCTCGTCTGCGCGGTCATCTGGGCCATCTCCGGAAAGGGTGCGCTTGCGGCCGTCATGGGCCTCGCGCTGCTTTGCGACATGCTGCTCGGGGCCGTGGCTGGCGGTTCCATTCCCCTTATCTTCAGGGCACTGGGACGCGACCCGGCGCAGGCTTCGAGCATTTTCCTGACGGCTATCACCGATGGTGCGGGGTTCTTCATCTTTCTGGGGCTTGCCTCGCTTCTGCTTCTCTGA
- a CDS encoding cytochrome C oxidase subunit IV family protein produces the protein MGSGHDDAHHIISYGTNTLIWCLLLLLTALTVYVASLDFGFLNVVVALTVATTKAGLVVLYFMHLRYEGWLLRSLVFLAFFILAIAIGFTFFDLAYR, from the coding sequence ATGGGTAGCGGTCACGACGATGCGCATCACATCATAAGTTATGGCACGAACACCCTGATATGGTGTCTGTTGCTTCTTCTCACGGCGTTGACGGTGTACGTGGCAAGTCTGGATTTCGGCTTCCTCAATGTCGTTGTGGCCCTTACTGTAGCGACGACCAAGGCGGGGCTTGTGGTGCTGTACTTCATGCACCTGCGGTATGAAGGCTGGCTTTTGCGGTCGCTGGTGTTTCTGGCCTTCTTCATTCTCGCCATCGCCATCGGGTTCACATTCTTCGACCTGGCGTACCGCTAG
- a CDS encoding cytochrome c oxidase subunit 3 family protein, with product MDEHPTMSAGGHGLPRDDYASRLGMWLFLFTEILLFGGLFLLYAAYLHRYPEAFHAGGKMLDKVFGTVNTVVLITSSVTVAQSITALRLGNPDRACKLLYATVALAGMFMVNKFFEWSAKIAHDIYPGSAHLLEAQDGLGIFFSLYYVMTGLHGIHVIIGAAVLLYALRGIRKGHVNADDYVLLENSGLYWHLVDLVWIYLFPLFYLVA from the coding sequence ATGGATGAGCACCCGACAATGTCTGCGGGCGGGCATGGTCTGCCCCGTGATGACTATGCTTCACGTCTTGGGATGTGGTTGTTCCTCTTCACCGAAATACTCCTCTTTGGCGGGTTGTTTCTGCTCTATGCCGCCTACCTGCATCGTTACCCGGAAGCCTTTCATGCGGGTGGCAAGATGCTGGACAAGGTCTTCGGCACTGTGAACACGGTGGTGCTCATCACAAGCAGTGTCACTGTGGCACAATCCATCACGGCATTGCGCCTGGGTAATCCTGACCGAGCCTGCAAGCTTCTGTACGCCACTGTCGCCCTTGCTGGCATGTTCATGGTGAACAAGTTCTTCGAGTGGAGTGCCAAGATCGCCCACGACATCTATCCGGGAAGTGCACACCTTCTCGAGGCACAAGACGGATTGGGCATCTTTTTCAGCCTGTATTACGTGATGACGGGGCTGCATGGCATCCACGTCATCATCGGTGCCGCAGTGCTGCTGTATGCGTTGAGGGGCATCCGGAAGGGTCATGTGAATGCCGACGACTATGTGCTACTGGAGAACTCCGGTCTGTACTGGCACCTCGTCGACCTGGTGTGGATATACCTCTTTCCGCTTTTCTACCTCGTCGCCTAG
- the nadC gene encoding carboxylating nicotinate-nucleotide diphosphorylase, with product MPHPDFTAFFSGTALDRLTAAIDLALVEDGPDLTSDAVFSPEDRLEAVVVAKQHTLVAGLPIAPIILDRCPEVHPYTLEMPVRDGDRLAPGDTALRVAGSARHILKAERVILNFMTHLSGIANLTHDYVTALEGTHTRLLDTRKTLPGLRHVEKYAVLVGGGLNHRIDLAEMLMLKDNHIDAAGSITAAVTRLRTAYAPCPPIEVECRTMEEVAEAVACHVDRIMLDNMTPEAMRAALGIIPRTIETETSGGVTLETIRSLALVGDRGPDFISVGRLTHSAPAADFSMRISKEHP from the coding sequence ATGCCACATCCTGATTTCACAGCATTCTTCTCCGGCACGGCCCTCGACCGTCTTACCGCCGCCATAGACCTTGCCCTCGTCGAGGACGGCCCCGACCTCACCTCCGATGCCGTCTTCTCACCCGAAGACAGACTCGAAGCCGTGGTCGTGGCCAAGCAACACACGCTCGTGGCGGGCCTGCCCATCGCCCCCATCATTCTCGACCGCTGCCCGGAAGTCCATCCCTATACCCTTGAGATGCCTGTACGCGATGGCGACAGACTCGCCCCCGGCGATACGGCCCTCCGCGTAGCCGGAAGCGCACGGCACATCCTCAAGGCTGAACGGGTCATCCTCAACTTCATGACCCATCTTTCAGGCATAGCCAACCTGACGCACGACTATGTGACGGCCCTTGAGGGAACCCATACGCGCCTTCTCGACACGCGCAAGACCCTCCCCGGCCTGCGGCATGTCGAGAAATACGCCGTGCTCGTTGGCGGCGGCCTCAACCACCGCATCGACCTTGCAGAGATGCTCATGCTCAAGGACAACCATATCGATGCGGCAGGTTCCATCACCGCAGCCGTCACACGTCTGCGCACGGCGTATGCCCCCTGCCCCCCCATCGAAGTGGAATGCCGCACCATGGAAGAGGTCGCCGAAGCCGTTGCCTGCCACGTCGACCGCATCATGCTGGACAACATGACGCCAGAGGCCATGCGTGCCGCGCTGGGCATCATCCCGCGTACCATCGAGACGGAGACAAGCGGCGGCGTCACCCTCGAAACCATCCGCAGTCTGGCACTCGTGGGCGACCGCGGCCCGGATTTCATAAGCGTGGGTCGCCTTACCCATTCGGCACCCGCTGCGGACTTCAGCATGCGCATCAGCAAGGAGCATCCATGA
- a CDS encoding UbiA family prenyltransferase, protein MGRCTIADVAMLIRWRVSLMVAGATFFGAMLAVPHVTITHLLASLATFLLAGGCSAINQVQEADLDAVIPRTASRPIPCGRIGHMYGSLMGLALVTVGWMVLCLAGGLTSLLVGIGIVAVYNGLYTPLKRRTSFALLVGAAAGAMPPVVGWLAVGGHPASPMLVVVYTLYLLWQIPHFWLHAARDREAYRKARLPLPLLSLPHERYARLLKVWFHAYAVAVLMVPAFPLLEWVGMRIMVTLCGIALLFAAMLAVRKRRVALHIADAVLCAVMVVLLIDRLAIPVSLF, encoded by the coding sequence ATGGGGCGCTGTACCATTGCAGACGTCGCCATGCTCATCCGGTGGAGGGTGAGCCTCATGGTAGCCGGGGCGACCTTCTTCGGTGCCATGCTGGCTGTCCCCCACGTGACGATAACGCACCTTCTCGCCTCTCTTGCCACGTTTCTTCTGGCCGGGGGGTGTTCCGCTATCAATCAGGTGCAGGAGGCAGACCTCGACGCCGTCATTCCCCGTACGGCCTCACGCCCCATACCCTGCGGGCGTATCGGCCACATGTACGGTTCACTCATGGGGCTTGCCCTTGTCACTGTCGGCTGGATGGTGCTGTGTCTCGCGGGGGGACTTACGTCGCTACTGGTCGGAATCGGCATCGTGGCGGTCTACAACGGGTTGTATACCCCGCTGAAAAGACGGACCTCCTTCGCGTTGCTGGTGGGGGCGGCAGCCGGTGCCATGCCGCCTGTGGTCGGATGGCTGGCTGTGGGGGGGCACCCGGCATCTCCTATGCTGGTGGTCGTCTATACGTTGTATCTGCTATGGCAGATTCCCCATTTCTGGCTGCACGCGGCGCGTGACCGGGAAGCCTATCGCAAGGCGCGCCTGCCTCTGCCGCTGCTCTCATTGCCGCACGAACGCTATGCCAGACTGCTGAAGGTCTGGTTTCACGCCTATGCCGTAGCGGTGCTGATGGTGCCAGCCTTTCCGTTGCTGGAGTGGGTGGGCATGCGCATCATGGTAACCCTGTGCGGGATTGCGCTTCTCTTCGCCGCCATGCTGGCGGTTCGCAAACGGCGCGTGGCACTCCATATTGCCGACGCGGTACTTTGTGCTGTAATGGTGGTACTCCTCATCGACAGGCTCGCCATTCCCGTATCGTTGTTCTGA
- a CDS encoding GGDEF domain-containing protein, producing the protein MKHQHLMWNIGLSDLDAARISEFAGAGYTMQTVPADALPSPDDLEREAPCIIWVAASVQAALAAHPRQLRQHLELVPRALVLDVSYTQNDLEQALDLDFSEIVRHPISRKRVLTVLRRAVETRNVHQDILRMTREILLERELLARKNDLLSFVVTFLTRTTESLDIADILINAREGFGKLLPVTGLHAILWPPSPTEGAHDAELFIGAYRQTEAHAAWTRLLLESAHRLARHDVAEYRTTALTHDEPSPLPEAGRVMMLPLGNGKNTFGAIAMALAETPALGKDQAQALDSVMRHLTLALRNAVVYREIKLQADHDALTQLHNRRSFDHRLAEEVDRHQRYGMPMTLLMLDIDHFKAVNDTYGHPAGDAVLREVAQTMRNACRTTDFAARYGGEEFCVILPHTDGKCGRIFAERLRKRLASSRVEVDGKTIAVTVSIGLATLSAAAPLSPERLVCEADGALYAAKAAGRNIVCEAQEPCQRANALRA; encoded by the coding sequence ATGAAGCACCAGCACCTCATGTGGAACATCGGCCTCAGCGACCTCGACGCGGCCCGCATCAGCGAGTTCGCAGGCGCAGGCTACACCATGCAGACCGTCCCTGCCGACGCCCTGCCAAGCCCGGACGACCTCGAACGCGAGGCGCCATGCATCATATGGGTGGCGGCGTCTGTACAGGCGGCCCTTGCCGCACATCCACGCCAACTGCGCCAGCATCTCGAACTCGTGCCGCGAGCGCTTGTTCTCGACGTCAGCTACACGCAAAACGACCTCGAACAGGCTCTCGACCTCGACTTCTCGGAAATCGTACGCCATCCCATCTCGCGCAAGCGAGTGCTCACCGTGTTGCGCCGCGCCGTCGAGACCCGCAATGTCCATCAGGACATTCTGCGCATGACGCGGGAGATTCTCCTCGAACGCGAATTGCTCGCACGGAAGAACGACCTGCTCTCCTTTGTCGTCACTTTTCTGACAAGAACGACAGAGAGCCTCGACATCGCAGACATTCTCATCAACGCTCGCGAAGGATTCGGCAAACTCCTGCCCGTGACGGGTCTTCATGCCATTCTGTGGCCGCCCTCGCCCACGGAGGGCGCACATGACGCCGAACTCTTCATCGGCGCCTACAGGCAGACAGAAGCCCATGCGGCATGGACACGCCTGCTTCTGGAGTCTGCACACAGACTCGCCCGACACGACGTGGCAGAATACCGCACGACGGCATTGACGCACGACGAACCGTCGCCCCTGCCCGAAGCAGGACGAGTGATGATGCTGCCCCTTGGCAACGGCAAGAACACCTTCGGGGCCATAGCCATGGCTCTCGCCGAGACACCGGCGCTGGGCAAGGACCAGGCACAGGCCCTCGACTCTGTCATGCGTCACCTCACGCTCGCGCTCCGCAATGCCGTCGTATACCGTGAAATCAAGCTTCAGGCCGACCATGACGCGCTCACGCAGTTGCACAACAGGCGCAGCTTCGATCATCGGCTGGCCGAAGAAGTCGACCGCCATCAGCGTTACGGGATGCCCATGACGCTGCTCATGCTCGACATCGACCATTTCAAGGCCGTCAACGACACCTACGGACACCCGGCAGGAGATGCCGTCCTGCGCGAAGTCGCGCAGACCATGCGTAACGCCTGTCGCACGACAGACTTCGCGGCCCGCTACGGCGGCGAAGAGTTCTGCGTCATCCTTCCGCATACCGACGGCAAATGCGGACGCATCTTTGCCGAACGGTTACGCAAACGCCTCGCTTCCAGCAGGGTCGAAGTGGACGGCAAGACCATCGCCGTCACCGTGAGCATAGGCCTTGCCACGCTTTCCGCGGCAGCACCGCTCTCCCCGGAAAGGCTCGTCTGTGAAGCGGATGGAGCCCTCTACGCAGCCAAGGCCGCCGGGCGCAACATCGTCTGCGAGGCGCAGGAACCCTGCCAGAGAGCGAATGCGTTACGCGCGTGA
- the coxB gene encoding cytochrome c oxidase subunit II, whose product MYPQSLSPVQQVDLAFYVIFGVSAIMLLGITATMLWFVWRYDHRRNPVATEIPGSVLAETAWTLIPTLIVMALFYYGWAGYKALRTVPADALEVGVKARMWSWIFEYPNGKRSSVLYVPAGKPVKLDMTSVDVIHSLYIPAFRIKMDTVPGMQTYAWFKTDGPGEFDILCAEYCGLKHANMLSVVKAVEPDEFRKWLESSEAPGGKGRALLDAYGCISCHSLDGSPGPGTTFKGLYGAERVVVLGDGSKRKIIVDEAYLRRALKDPNAELVEGFDPIMPSTEGVVPEQDFEDMIAWFMHGNGLTREEGRRLMEQEGCLSCHSTDGSVVAGPTFKNLWGSEVDVLVDGVPKRVKVDADYVRESIVAPQKKLSKGWDPLMPGYDSFTPEQMEAMMDYMRSLSGTPDKAPADASSPGLHGGTSPAGKTQ is encoded by the coding sequence ATGTATCCGCAGTCGCTTTCACCGGTGCAGCAGGTCGACCTTGCCTTCTATGTCATCTTCGGGGTCTCTGCGATCATGCTTCTCGGCATCACCGCCACGATGCTCTGGTTCGTGTGGCGGTATGACCACAGGCGCAACCCCGTCGCCACAGAGATTCCGGGTAGCGTTCTTGCCGAAACGGCGTGGACGCTCATACCCACCCTCATCGTGATGGCCCTGTTCTATTACGGATGGGCTGGCTACAAGGCGTTGCGAACCGTGCCCGCCGATGCGCTGGAGGTGGGCGTCAAGGCGCGGATGTGGTCGTGGATATTCGAGTATCCCAACGGCAAACGCAGCAGCGTCCTCTATGTTCCCGCCGGAAAGCCCGTGAAGCTCGACATGACGTCCGTGGATGTCATCCACAGCCTGTATATACCCGCCTTCCGTATCAAGATGGACACGGTGCCGGGCATGCAGACCTACGCATGGTTCAAGACGGATGGTCCCGGAGAGTTCGACATCCTGTGCGCCGAATACTGTGGTCTCAAACATGCGAACATGCTTTCTGTCGTAAAGGCCGTCGAGCCGGATGAGTTCCGTAAATGGCTTGAATCGTCCGAAGCGCCGGGGGGCAAGGGGCGGGCTCTTCTCGACGCCTATGGTTGCATCTCGTGCCATTCTCTGGACGGAAGTCCCGGCCCGGGCACCACGTTCAAGGGGCTGTACGGAGCAGAACGGGTGGTCGTTCTCGGTGATGGAAGCAAGCGCAAGATCATCGTCGACGAAGCCTATCTGCGCCGGGCGCTGAAAGACCCCAATGCCGAGCTTGTGGAAGGTTTCGACCCCATCATGCCTTCAACGGAGGGGGTCGTTCCCGAGCAGGATTTCGAGGATATGATCGCCTGGTTCATGCACGGTAACGGCCTCACGCGCGAAGAGGGCAGACGGCTCATGGAACAGGAGGGCTGCCTGTCGTGTCACTCGACAGATGGGTCGGTCGTAGCCGGTCCCACGTTCAAGAACCTGTGGGGTAGCGAGGTCGATGTGCTGGTCGATGGCGTTCCGAAGCGGGTGAAGGTCGATGCCGACTATGTGCGCGAGTCCATTGTCGCGCCGCAGAAGAAGCTGTCGAAAGGGTGGGACCCGTTGATGCCCGGATACGATAGTTTCACACCAGAGCAGATGGAAGCCATGATGGACTATATGCGCTCATTGTCCGGCACGCCCGATAAGGCTCCTGCAGACGCGTCGTCACCGGGACTGCATGGAGGCACATCCCCCGCGGGCAAGACTCAGTGA
- a CDS encoding DUF4079 family protein gives MLWSHPLVQVIALVLSVPAVLFGWKRFLAVHCGQKCVFPWKQHVRWGTYAIALWLGGGLLGSLLVWFYWRNLFLTGVHAYVGLVMLPLCVIGYMTGYRLDKEKRRRKWLPLVHGVNNLVLVALALWQLWTGVSLVRLYLM, from the coding sequence ATGCTCTGGTCGCATCCTCTTGTGCAGGTGATTGCCCTGGTCCTCTCCGTCCCTGCCGTGCTGTTCGGCTGGAAACGTTTTCTTGCCGTCCATTGCGGGCAGAAGTGCGTCTTTCCTTGGAAACAGCATGTGCGATGGGGGACCTACGCCATCGCCCTATGGCTGGGCGGTGGGCTTCTGGGGTCGCTGCTGGTGTGGTTCTACTGGCGCAATCTTTTTCTTACCGGTGTGCACGCGTATGTCGGTCTGGTCATGCTGCCGCTATGCGTCATCGGCTATATGACGGGCTACAGACTGGACAAGGAGAAGAGACGTCGCAAGTGGCTGCCGCTGGTGCATGGCGTGAACAACCTGGTGCTTGTGGCGCTTGCTCTATGGCAACTGTGGACGGGCGTCTCGCTGGTGCGGCTTTACCTGATGTGA